The proteins below are encoded in one region of Micromonospora pisi:
- a CDS encoding ribbon-helix-helix protein, CopG family yields the protein MDLNPYVASLGRELLTAAETGDDNGTALIERLTVSMESAIRLALLEALSAAADEITRELAPGSVQVRLRGRDPEFVVTAQQVDQQQEDTTDRGAVPVDDAAMGFEEGATARINVRLPEQLKAAVEEAAGKEGRSVNAWLVRAASNALRVSERDHGSDRRGKPSAQRYTGWVR from the coding sequence GCGGAGACCGGGGATGACAACGGCACCGCGTTGATCGAGCGATTGACCGTGTCGATGGAGTCGGCGATCCGGCTCGCCCTGCTCGAAGCACTGTCCGCCGCCGCCGACGAGATCACCAGGGAACTGGCTCCCGGTTCGGTGCAGGTCCGCCTGCGTGGCCGCGACCCGGAATTCGTCGTGACCGCTCAGCAGGTGGATCAGCAGCAGGAAGACACCACCGACCGGGGTGCGGTGCCGGTCGACGATGCCGCGATGGGCTTCGAGGAAGGTGCCACGGCGCGCATCAACGTGCGCCTGCCGGAACAGCTGAAGGCCGCGGTCGAGGAAGCGGCCGGCAAGGAGGGCCGGTCGGTCAACGCGTGGTTGGTGCGGGCCGCCTCGAACGCGCTGCGAGTCTCGGAGCGTGACCACGGCTCCGACCGGCGTGGCAAGCCCAGCGCGCAGCGCTACACCGGCTGGGTGCGCTAG
- a CDS encoding DUF4097 family beta strand repeat-containing protein produces the protein MPVFATPEPISVTIDLSVGDVRLIASDRTDTLVEVRPSDESDESDVKAAQQTRVEYANGALTVRGPKARAFDFSKKTRSVAVLVELPTGSAVHGDMSVGDFHSTGALGECRLKTSVGHFRLDRTGQLRLDTSGGHITVDTIAGNAEVATGSGRVDIGRISGAAVIKNSNGNTNIGTVTGDLRTRAANGDISVDRADAAVDAKTSNGTIRIGEVARESVTLHTAAGDLEIGIAAGTAAWLDLKTGHGRVHNALEDIGQGPEKSEATVEVRAHTSFGDITVRRS, from the coding sequence ATGCCTGTTTTCGCCACCCCGGAACCGATCTCCGTCACTATCGACCTCTCCGTCGGCGACGTGCGGCTCATCGCGAGCGACCGCACCGACACCCTCGTCGAGGTACGGCCGAGCGACGAGTCCGACGAGTCCGACGTGAAGGCCGCACAGCAGACCCGCGTCGAGTACGCCAACGGCGCGTTGACCGTGCGCGGGCCGAAGGCCCGTGCGTTCGACTTCTCCAAGAAGACCCGGTCGGTCGCTGTGCTCGTCGAACTCCCCACTGGCTCGGCGGTGCACGGTGACATGTCGGTCGGGGACTTCCACAGCACCGGCGCGCTGGGGGAGTGCCGGCTCAAGACGTCCGTCGGGCACTTCCGACTCGACCGGACCGGCCAGCTTCGCCTGGACACCTCCGGTGGCCACATCACGGTCGACACGATCGCCGGCAACGCCGAAGTCGCCACCGGCAGCGGACGTGTCGACATCGGCCGGATCAGCGGAGCCGCGGTCATCAAGAACTCCAACGGCAACACCAACATCGGCACCGTCACCGGCGACCTGCGTACGCGAGCGGCCAACGGCGACATCTCCGTCGACCGGGCCGACGCCGCGGTGGATGCCAAGACCTCCAACGGAACGATTCGTATCGGCGAGGTCGCGCGGGAGTCGGTCACGCTGCACACCGCCGCCGGCGACCTGGAGATCGGTATCGCCGCGGGCACCGCCGCTTGGCTCGACCTGAAGACCGGGCACGGGCGAGTGCACAACGCGCTGGAGGACATCGGCCAAGGACCGGAGAAGTCCGAGGCGACCGTCGAAGTCCGTGCGCACACCTCTTTCGGCGACATCACCGTCCGCCGTTCCTGA
- a CDS encoding ABC transporter permease produces MSTVSYALTDSATMVRRNLKRLARYPSMTVMLVGMPIVFLLLFVYVFGGTLGAGIGGPSGGRAEYVNYVTPAIILMTITAAVQGTSISVAMDMTEGIVDRFRTMAIARISVLTGHVVGSLVQTMLSIAAVIGVALLIGFRPSAGPGDWLALTGVLVMMAFAFIWLSVALGLASKTVESSSNVGMPLILLPFLGSGFVPTDSMPTALRWFAEYQPFTPLIETIRGLLMGTPIGNSAAIAVGWCVVITLGGYLWSKKLFNRESTR; encoded by the coding sequence ATGAGCACTGTGTCGTACGCACTGACCGATTCGGCGACGATGGTGCGCCGCAACCTCAAGCGACTGGCGCGCTATCCGTCCATGACGGTGATGCTCGTCGGTATGCCGATCGTCTTCCTGCTGCTGTTCGTCTACGTCTTCGGCGGCACGCTCGGCGCCGGGATCGGCGGCCCGTCCGGTGGACGGGCGGAGTACGTCAACTACGTCACCCCCGCGATCATCCTGATGACGATCACCGCCGCGGTTCAGGGCACCAGCATCTCGGTCGCCATGGACATGACCGAGGGCATCGTCGACCGGTTCCGCACCATGGCCATCGCCCGCATATCCGTCCTCACCGGACACGTCGTCGGCAGCCTCGTCCAGACGATGCTCAGCATCGCGGCGGTCATCGGCGTCGCGCTGCTCATCGGCTTCCGGCCGTCGGCAGGTCCGGGCGACTGGCTCGCCCTCACCGGCGTTCTGGTGATGATGGCCTTCGCCTTCATCTGGCTGTCGGTCGCGCTCGGTCTGGCCAGCAAGACCGTCGAGTCGTCGAGCAACGTCGGCATGCCGCTGATCCTGCTCCCGTTCCTCGGCAGCGGGTTCGTCCCGACCGACTCGATGCCCACCGCGCTGCGCTGGTTCGCCGAGTACCAGCCGTTCACCCCGCTCATCGAAACCATCCGTGGTCTCCTGATGGGGACTCCGATCGGGAACAGCGCCGCCATCGCGGTCGGCTGGTGCGTCGTCATCACCCTCGGCGGTTACCTCTGGTCGAAGAAGCTGTTCAACCGCGAGTCGACCCGATAG
- a CDS encoding ATP-binding cassette domain-containing protein: MTTPSQSAITATGLRRSFGDHVVLDGIDLDVPRGTVFSLLGANGAGKTTTVKILSTLIRADGGSARIAGHDLAAEPDAVRAAIGVTGQFSAVDNLLTGQENLALMADLHHLGRVAGRRRIAELLDHFDLVEAAKKPATTYSGGMRRRLDLAMTLVGTPQVIFLDEPTTGLDPRSRRGMWQIVRELVAGGVTIFLTTQYLEEADELADRIAVLDHGRIVAEGTADELKRRIPGGHILLRFAGLGDIESAARVVRQASRDSDALALRVPHDGSLRALKVLLDRLDENGVEVDSLSVHTPDLDDVFLALTGNPKNEKVATR; the protein is encoded by the coding sequence ATGACCACGCCATCCCAGTCCGCGATCACGGCGACCGGACTACGCAGGTCGTTCGGCGACCACGTCGTGCTCGACGGAATCGACCTGGACGTCCCGCGGGGCACTGTCTTCTCGCTGCTCGGCGCGAACGGAGCGGGCAAGACCACCACGGTCAAAATTTTGTCCACGCTGATCCGCGCAGACGGGGGCAGTGCCCGGATCGCGGGTCACGACCTGGCCGCCGAGCCTGACGCGGTCCGCGCCGCGATCGGCGTCACCGGCCAGTTCTCCGCGGTCGACAACCTGCTGACCGGCCAGGAGAACCTGGCACTGATGGCCGATCTGCACCACCTGGGCCGGGTGGCGGGCCGGCGCAGGATCGCCGAGCTGCTCGACCACTTCGACCTGGTCGAAGCGGCCAAGAAACCGGCAACGACCTATTCCGGCGGCATGCGCAGGCGGCTCGACCTCGCGATGACCCTGGTCGGCACACCCCAGGTGATCTTCCTCGACGAGCCGACCACCGGGCTGGACCCGCGCAGTCGCCGTGGCATGTGGCAGATCGTGCGGGAGCTGGTCGCGGGTGGCGTGACCATCTTCCTCACCACCCAGTACCTGGAGGAGGCCGACGAGCTCGCCGACCGGATCGCGGTACTGGACCACGGCAGGATCGTCGCCGAAGGTACCGCGGACGAGCTCAAGCGCCGCATTCCCGGCGGCCACATCCTGCTGCGGTTCGCCGGCCTCGGCGACATCGAGTCCGCCGCGCGCGTCGTGCGCCAGGCGTCCCGCGACAGCGACGCGCTCGCCCTGCGGGTGCCGCACGACGGCAGCCTCCGTGCGCTGAAGGTCCTGCTCGACCGGCTCGACGAGAACGGGGTCGAGGTCGATTCGCTGAGCGTGCACACCCCCGACCTCGACGACGTCTTCCTCGCCCTCACCGGCAACCCCAAGAACGAGAAGGTGGCAACGCGATGA